A region of Verrucomicrobiia bacterium DNA encodes the following proteins:
- a CDS encoding MoxR family ATPase: MTLEARIAGFREAYGRLRTEIAKAIVGHEGIVEGTLVALFAGGHVLLEGVPGLGKTLLVRTLGEALDLSFSRIQFTPDLMPADIVGTNLVMEDPDGRRGFQFQPGPVFAHLILADEINRATPKTQSALLEAMQERQVTAGGAMRPLEAPFFVLATQNPIDQEGTYPLPEAQLDRFFFKLLVGYPTAAELTEVLERTTGGATPDVGKVLDAASLEGMQRLVREVPVASAVRDYAVRLVLATHPGTATAMQEVTRWVRYGSSPRGAQAMVLAGKVRALARGRFHVACEDIAWAAPMALRHRLILNYEADADGVTADRVVDHVLAGVPPDPDVDAAS, encoded by the coding sequence ATGACACTGGAGGCGCGCATTGCGGGGTTCCGGGAGGCTTACGGGCGTCTGCGGACGGAGATCGCCAAGGCGATCGTGGGCCATGAGGGGATCGTCGAGGGCACGCTGGTCGCGTTGTTCGCCGGGGGTCATGTCCTGTTGGAAGGCGTTCCGGGTCTGGGTAAGACGCTGCTGGTGCGAACGCTCGGCGAGGCGCTCGACCTGTCGTTCAGCCGCATCCAGTTCACGCCTGACCTGATGCCCGCAGACATCGTGGGGACCAACCTGGTGATGGAAGACCCGGACGGTCGGCGCGGATTTCAGTTCCAGCCCGGGCCGGTCTTTGCCCATCTGATCCTGGCGGACGAAATCAACCGTGCGACGCCGAAGACGCAGTCGGCGCTGCTCGAGGCGATGCAGGAGCGTCAGGTGACAGCAGGCGGGGCGATGCGCCCGCTGGAGGCGCCGTTCTTCGTGCTGGCCACGCAGAACCCGATCGACCAGGAAGGCACCTACCCTTTGCCTGAGGCGCAGTTGGACCGGTTCTTCTTCAAGTTGCTGGTCGGGTATCCCACGGCGGCGGAACTGACCGAGGTTCTGGAGCGCACCACGGGCGGCGCGACTCCCGACGTCGGCAAGGTGCTGGACGCTGCCAGTCTGGAGGGGATGCAGCGGCTGGTCCGTGAAGTGCCGGTGGCCAGCGCGGTGCGCGACTACGCCGTGCGGCTGGTGCTGGCCACGCATCCGGGCACGGCAACGGCGATGCAGGAGGTGACCCGCTGGGTGCGGTACGGGAGCAGTCCGCGCGGAGCGCAGGCGATGGTCCTCGCGGGCAAGGTCCGGGCCCTGGCCCGGGGCCGGTTCCACGTCGCCTGCGAGGACATCGCATGGGCCGCTCCGATGGCCCTGCGTCACCGGTTGATTCTCAACTACGAGGCCGACGCGGATGGCGTCACGGCGGATCGCGTTGTCGATCATGTGCTGGCGGGTGTGCCACCGGATCCGGACGTGGATGCCGCGTCGTGA